AAAGAGCGTTTGTTACGTTTTTGTTCCGCTTGCGCGGGATAGCCTGATCCGGCACAGTAAACGCTAACTTGTTCAAATCCTATACTTTGCATGACCACCTTCTGACGGGTTATTTATGCAACTAAAAGGTGACAAAATGGAGGCTCGAACCGGTGTTAGTAACTTGTGGAAAAGTAGAACTTGCCAATTGGGCCCCTGGAAAATTTACTTCGATCCATACAAAGCCACGGGTTGGACCCGCTCGGAAATGCTAAATCTCACCGCTTTCCCTGCTTCCTCTCCGACCCGTCTGGGTAACTCCCTAATTAACTAATTTTAAACTACTTATGGATTCTATCTCGCTGCCGTTCCGCTTGACTCCTTGACCCCTACTCAGCCCACTGCCCGTGCAGGGGGCTTTCTCGATTGATACAGACTCCTATGCTATAGCTGTTTGTGTGCATTTCGGAACTGCTTGTGAATAAATCCTTTAAAACCCGTAACTTTAAATGAGTCAGCAAAGCCACCAAACGACTTTATGGGAGACCATAAAAGGCGATTTGCAGAGTATTTTCCCTCATGACGTCTACCGTACCTGGTTTGAACCGGTACACTGCGTCGATGAAAGCGACGATTTTGTAACCTTGGAAGTGCCGAACGATTTTTCGGCTTTCTGGATCCAGGATAACTACCAGGACATCATCACCAAGCGCCTGCGCGAAAACACTGGCCAGGCCATGGGCATCCGCTATCGGGTGCACGAAAATGAGGCCGAAGAGTCTGCGACTGCCGAGGATGGCTCGCTGCCCGGTCGCGCGCTTGGCCCGACCGAGGCGGCCCGCGCCCCCCGCGTCTCTGAGCCCCGCCCCCGTGTGGGTAAAAAGGGCGGTTTCTCCTCCCGCATTATCCTGAATCCGCGCAACACCTTCGACAACTTCGTCGTCGGAGCCGGTAACCAGCTTGCCCACGCCGCCTGCATGGCTGTGGCCAATGCTCCCGCCCGCGCCTACAACCCGCTTTTCCTCTACGGAGATACCGGTCTGGGGAAGACCCACCTCATGCACGCAGTCGCCCAGCATGCCCTGCGTACAAACCCCGAGGCCGAAATCGCCTACATTTCCACCGAGAGCTTTACCAACGAGTTCATCGAGGCGATTCAGACCAACACCGTGACGAAGTTCCGCCAGCGCTACCGCCAGGTGGACATGCTCCTGATCGACGACATCCACTTCCTCTCCGGTAAGGAGCGCATTCAGGAGGAGTTCTTCCACACCTTTAACGAGCTCTTCGAGCGCCAGAAGCAGATTTTCCTCTCCAGCGACCGCCCCGCCAGTGAGATCGCCAAGCTGGAAAACCGCCTCATTTCCCGCTTCCAGTGGGGCTTGGTGGCCGACATCCAGCCGCCGGACTTCGAGACCCGCGTGGCCATTCTCAGTAAGAAGGCCCGCTCCATGAATCTCGACCTGCCCGAGCACATTCTCCAGTTCCTGGCCGAACGCGTCTCGCGTAACGTCCGGCGCATGGAGGGTGCACTCACCCGCGTGGCCGGCTTTGCTGCCCTCATGAAGGGCGCGATCGACATCCCGACCGTTGAGCGTCTGCTGCATGACATCCTGCAGGAGGAGGCCCAGAACAAGGTGACGATCGAAAAGATCCAGCAGAAGGTCGCCGACTACTACAAGCTGCGCCTGAGCGATATGGTCAGCAAGCGCCGTCCGGCAAACATCGCCTTCCCGCGCCAGATCGCCATGTATCTCTCCCGCATGCTCACCAGCCACTCCCTCCAGGAGATCGGGGACGCCTTTGGCGGCCGTGACCACGGCACCGTGATCCATGCCTGCAAGACGGTTGAGAACATCATGGAGCAGGACGACTCCGTCGCCCGTGCTGTCGATTACCTGCAAAAGCAGCTCGCCTCCCACCGCTTCTAGCGGGACATCGCCCTTTGGAGGCGGGGCTACGCACCCCGCACCCGCGGCAGGCGAAGCCCGCACTTTGGATGCTGCGCATCGTGTCGGCGATTACCGAAACCAGCCATGCTGGTTTCGGTAATCGCCGAGCAGAGCCTCAAAACTGGTTTGCCAGCAATGATGTTTGTACGTCAGTTGATCAGCGAAACTGGGTCGTGGCATTTTCTCCTGAAAATGCCAAGGTGATCCGAAGGGTCACAGGTGCAGGACTCTGTCCTGCGATTAACCGGTTGCCAAGCGTGCAAGTTTTTGTCTGACTGAGGCTTGGCAAATGCCCTTTAACTATGGCCGGCGTTGACGAAACGATCGTACGCGAGTACTTCGAGATGAACGGGTTCCTCGTTCGTCAGCTACGCAAGTACGCGGTGCAGTCGCGCGCCAAGCGCAGCGAGGAGGAGATCGACCTGATGGTCTACAACCCCGCCTGGCGCAAGGGCTCGGCCAAGCCCGGCTTTATGCTCTTCTCGAACGAGCTGGAGCTGGTCCAGCGGGCGGTCGTCATCGTCAAGGGCTGGCACAGCCAGCGCTTCACGCCCGGCACCCTGCGCGGCAGCTCCGACATCTTCAAGTTTCTGGAGAAGGACGTGTTGAAAAAGGCCGAGGAGCTCTTCCACGTGGACGAGAGGGAGGTCGAGGACATGGGCTCGTTTATGAAGATCCTCGTCATGCCCGGCCTGCCCACCCACGAGCCGCACAAATCCCAGAGCATCGAGCTGCTCGAGAGCGCCGGGATCGACGCCATTATCTCTTTTCGCTCGATCCTGCAGGACATCGTCCAAAAGCTCGAGGTGAACCACAACTACCAGAAGTCCGACCTGCTTCAGATCCTGCGTATCCTGAAGAACTACGACATGGTCAAGGAGCCGCAGCTCGAACTCTTCGGTAGTAAACGATGAACGCTCGGTCAGCTCACATGTATCTGAAAATGGATACACTCCATCGTTTGCTCCGTCTTGGTTTTAATTTTTAAACATTTAGCTATCTAACTCTTGAACGCCCAACCCTGTTTAATCGAACCCGGCGTCACCCTCGGCGCTGACTGTAACCTGGCCCCCTTTGCGGTGGTGAAGACCGGCTCCGTGCTTGGCGATCGTGTCACCGTGGACCACTTCGCTGTCGTCGGCGGCCTGCCGCAGGATTTGAAGTTCGACCCCGCGACGAAGAGCGGTGTGCGCATCGGCGCGGGCACCGTCCTGCGCGAGGGTGTCACCATCCACCGCGCGACCACCGAGGGCGGCTTTACCGAGATCGGCGCGAATTGCCTGCTCATGGTCAACTCCCACGTCGGCCACGACTGCACGCTGGGCGACAGCGTCATCATGGCCAACGGCGCACTGCTCGGCGGGCACGTCCATGTGGGCAAGAACGCCTTCATCAGCGGTAACGCCGTCATCCACCAGCACGTGCGGGTGGGTGAGGGCTGTATGATCTCCGGCGGCTCGCGCGTCGGGCTCGATGTGCCGCCCTTTGTCATCGTGGACGGTAAGAACACCGTGGGTGGGCTCAACCTCGTCGGCCTGCGCCGCCGCGGCCACACCGCCGAGGAGATCACAGACCTCAAGAACTGCTACCGCGCCATCTACATGAGCACCGTCAAGGGCTCCGCCGCCGACAAGGCCGCCACCGTCACCCCCACCACCGAAACCGGTAAAACCTTTATCGACTTCTTCGCCGCCCGCGGCCGCGGCTTTATCCACGCGAGACGGTAGTGTGTATTTAGATTTGGATACGTCGCTAAAATGAAGAATCGCTGGAAAATTGCCTTTTGGGTGTTGTTTTGTTTATCCTTGTTTGCTGGCTACGCATTGTTTCAGCTTGGGTTTCATGTGGGAGATCGTTTTGGCCAAGCGAACTATCACAATACCTATACGAGGGAAGTCAGTCGTATGATTTACCGCATTAATGATCTTCATGAAGAAGGCAAAGAAGCAGAGATGACGCTGAAGTTGCGTTACTTGAATGAGCACATGGTAGACGTTGGAAGTCAGACTCGCTTCCACGAAATGCTTGAGGGATTTGATACAATTGGAACTTCGGAGAATGTGAAATCTGATGACTGACAAACCCATCGCTATCACCTGCGGGGACCCGGCTGGAGTCGGGCCGGAGATTGTCGCTAAAATTTTAAAAGAGCGTCCCGACCTGCGGGAAAAAGTCTGCCCGGTCGGCCCGGCCTCGTGGCTGTCCACGCTCGACTATGCGCAGGCCAAGGAAGTCGGCGAGGCAGGTTTTCGCGCCACCCCGGGCGAGCCCACGGTTGATGGCGCGGCGGTCGCGCTGGAGGCGCTCGATGAGGCTGCCTACGGTTGTCGCCAGGGCCGCTACCGAGCCGTGGTGACCGGCCCGGTCAGCAAGGCCTGGATGACCAAGGCCGGGTGGACCTGGCCGGGACAGACGGAGTTTTTCGCCGAGCGCTGGTACGGCGAGCCGACCATGGCATTTGCGGGCGGTAAGCTCACCGTCGTCCTTGCTACCTGGCACGTGCCACTGATGGAGGTGATGAACCACCTCACCCGCGAGTCGATGGAGCGTGCCGTGAAAAACGCCGCCCACCTCGCCCGCAAGCTCGGGGCCAGCGAGTCGCGCATAGGCGTCTGCGGCCTTAACCCACACGCAGGGGAGGGCGGCCTGATCGGCTACGAGGAGCAGGGCCAGCTCGACCCGATGCTCGACGTTTTACGCGAAACCTATCCCGGCCTCTCGAAGTGCGAGCCCGGCGACACGCTTTTCCACCGCCAGCTGCAGGGCGAGTTTGATGTGATCATCGCCATGTACCACGACCAGGGTCTCGCACCGCTCAAGGCCGTGGACTTCGATCGTGCGGTCAATATCACGCTCGGTCTGCCCTTCGTGCGCACCAGTCCTGACCACGGGACGGCCTTCGGGATCGCTGGTCAGGGGAGGGCGGATGTCGGCAGTTTTCTGCGTGCGATTGAGCTGGCTGAGGTGCTGATGTAGAAGGGCTTGCGGAGTTTTTATCTGCGTTTTCTGCCCGGATGGATGGACTCGAGTGCCAGCCCCGTGCGGCTGCCCGCTAGCCGCCATGGGCCGGGTCTCCCGTCCGCCCTTGCGTTTTTGGCCAAGATGGCTTTTGTTTAACCCTTACCCATGACATCTTCTCTCTCCACTGAATTACCTGCGGGCGTGCGCGTGGGCGACGAGCGCCTTGTTCGTCTCACCGAGCCTGCCGGCGAAAAACTTGCCAGCCTCATCGCACGCGAGAACAAGGGCGAGTACCTGCGCATGGCGATCACGGGCGGCGGCTGCAACGGCCTGTCCTACAAGCTCAAGTTTGTCCCGGCCCCGAAAAAGGGCGACATCCTCGTGCAGTCGGCAGGGGCCCAGGTCGTGGTGGACTCCAAAAGCGCCCTCTACCTCAAGGGCACGACCCTCGACTATTCGGACAAGATGGTCGGCGGCGGCTTCAAGTTCTCCAACCCCAACGCCTCCTCCAGCTGCTCCTGCGGCGAAAGCTTTTCGGTCTAGCGGATTTTTGTTGGAGGCATTGCGTCGGGATTCACCGAGGCCCGCGCCCTAAGCCCTGTCCGTGGGTGAACGACTTGCCGCGCCATTCGTTTATCTCCTATCGGCTGGCCACCATCCACGACGAAAACAAGGTTGCCCGCGAGGCCGGAAACTCACCCGACATCATTTTTAGCAACTATCACGAAACGACCACCGGGCATGCAGCGAAGCTGTATTTTGGGATCGGGCCCTACTCTTAATGACATCCATAGCGCCTTAACACTCGCTTTCACGTACTAAAAATACTGAGTACACCGTCATTGGCTTACGAATGGCAGTATCATCAGTTTCTGTCGTTTACATTTCCTCGAGATCCTCGTCAGCAAGTAGCCTGCGCATACGTTCTCTTTCTTGCTCTAAGAGAATCTTTCTTTGTTCGCTAAAAAAGTTTAATACTTTTTCTTGCTCGTCACTGTGTTGACGCTGTGCACGCAAGTGCTCTTGCTCTCTCGGGGGAGCAAAAAGCTGCAAATCCATCTGAACCGGACCCATATTTTTTTTGTTATCCATTGGTAGCTAATGCGTTGCAATTCTCGACGCTATACGCTCCATTACTTTTGAATTTTGGAATCGTAGACCTTTGCCACCTCTCTCTCAAGCTCAAATAAAGCAGCTAGAGAGATTCCCTGAGGAAGTCGAGCTGTGGTGGTGTCGGATGGGGTTGCGTTACCATCTGATTTTAAGACACGACCTTGCGTGGAAAATATTTCAGAGAATCTCGTCGGGGCGATTCCCTCGAAAGGGATCAATTTTACCTTATTTGCTTCGTTCCTTTCAGTCAAACTGTCGTCATGGAGCTTGGTTGCTTTGGATTTTGGATATGGTTCTATGAAGTATATTCTCTCGATCCCTGATAATATTATATGCCTAGCACAGTTATGGCAGGGGTATGTTGTGACGTAGATGCTTGCACCTTTAACGCGTGATGAAGCACTACCAAGTGCATTGAAAATTGCATTCATTTCCGCGTGTATCGCTCTGGAGAACTCGATTAGATCGGACAATCTTGATTTGTTTCTAAGGTAATCGTAGGCGTCTCTTTCATGCTTCTTGTCAATGATTCCAATGTCAACAAGCTCAGACACCATTTGCTCGGATATGACGTCTTTTTCATTGTCGTTCCTGCAATCCTTTGTTTCGGAGGTTCTATATTTATAACAACGTTTGTCTCCATTATTGTTTTCCGAACAATATATCCCACCGCCATACTTAGGAACGTCATTCCATCCTGTTCCTATAATTATTCCATTGTTATCTACAATTGAAGCTCCCACTTGCCGAGATAGGCAAGCGCTGTTTAGTCCTGCCGACCAAGCAGAAAACATTGCCCTCTCCGATATGTCGGGCGTAATTGTCTTTGTGCCAAATATGGCATCAAAAAACCTCTTGATGCGTAGGTTTGAGTTGGTGTTTGTGCTTACATCGATAAAAAAGTCTGAAAGCGGGAATAACCCCCGTACGTCTTGTCCATGGTCGTCGATGTCACGGAAATCACGATCAATTAATGATTCGGCATTTGAACGCGTATCTCCTCTGCTGGTAAGCGCTTTTATACGACTTTCTCGATCAGAATATACCCCGATCATATAAAAAAGCTTCGTATATACTTTTTTAAAAATATGACGCTCATATTTGTTTTTTAGAGAGTCAATTATATAGCAAACTCTCTTTGGTTGCTATTCTCCGATTTTCTTTCGATGTTCGTATATATTGCTTATAATATGTTCGGCGAGAAATTCTTTATTGTGTTTTTCTCTAAGGGCATTTCCAGTGTTTATAAGCTTGCTTTTTCTCGCAGAGATGGAGCCGCTTTTAAATTCTGGATTATGTTGAGGGGCGGGGTCAAGAGTGTCGGAGAGTATTTCAATTACATTACTTACTTTGTATGTCTTGACCTGATATCCCCTCGATTCCATTTCGATTTTAATAGCTTCAGATACGTCTTTGATTGGGGCTCCAATTGGTCCACAAAGGCCTAACACGATCTCATTCGTAATAGTCGATTCGACGAACTCGAGAGAGTTTGTTGCCGATGTGCTTCCTGTCTCGACTTGCGATTTCGTTTGCCTTGCTGTGTCTGCCATTATTCCAATGTTTTGGTGTTTGAGGTACATTAAATTATGTGACATCTCTTTAGTTTTACAATGAAATATCAATATAATTTAATTGTTCCACTGCGATGCGGCTACTTCTTGATGTTGGCAAAAAGGGTGCATGTCATGCCTCAATTTAGCACAGCATTTAAGCGCCTGCGCTATGCGTGCTAGAGCCTTGCAAAATCTACTTTATGTCACGTCGAAGGCTATTTCCCCGTTTTTTCCCAAATTGGGGTCTTTAAGGCCCTTTTTTGCCTTTTTGAGTCGCAACTGGATTTGTGGCTCTAGTCGTTGTTTGACAACGATTTAAAAATGGTGCCCCCACCGAGACTCGAACTCGGATTAACGGTTTAGGAAGCCTCGAATTGTAGCCTATTTTCAATGACTTAAGAAACTGGGGCTCTATTGGGGCTCTATTTTGACTTTACTTTTCCCTCCTATGGCGGCTTAAGTGCCGTTAACATGGAAGACTACCGCAGGCGTCCACGGAAACGGGCAACAGGTGCACCGGGAGAACCCGTACTCCAATCGTACAATGAAAAAGCCCGCCCTGATCTAAAGTGGCGGGTGAAGTACAAGCAGGAAGGCGCGTGGAAAGTTCGGAAATTTAAGCTGAAGAAAGAGGCCCAGCGCTTCCACAATGAAAAGGTGGCCGAATTTCGGAACCTCGGTGTGGAAATGGCCAATGCTCTTTCGGAGGAGTTAAAGCGCGAGGCGCTGGACGCTCAGGAAGTGCTCGGAGGACTTTCCCTTGTCGAAGCTGCAAAACACTACCGTGCGTACGTTCAGCGGACTTCTAGCGGGGAAAAGGTAACCAACCTCGTGCAAGCCTTCCTGCGTCACCTTAGAGATGATCGAGGAGTGGGCCCCCGACACCTCAATGACGTCGCCGGGAGGCTGGGGCGCTTCGCTGAGGATTTTGGCCAGCACCACCCTGCCGCCATCAGTCCCACCGAAGTTGCGGACTGGTTGGGAACCTTAAAGGCCAGCATTAAGCCGAAAGGCGCAACCGAGCGTGAAGTGTTGGAGGTGGATTTGTCCGTGCAGAGTCGCCGACACTATCGCGCTGCGCTGCATAACTTCTTTGCGTGGTGTGTTGATAACGACCACTGTGCCTCTATTCCCGTGCGTGGCAGGCCACCTCGTGTACGCGAAGCACAGTCGCTGGCAATCTGGACGCCAACTGAGCTGGCGCGAGTTATTCAAATACTTTTCGACTGGAGCCCTGACCAAACGAAGAGTAAGGAAGGTAAGCGCACTGGCAATTACCCGACCAAGGTGCCCGAGAAAATGGATATCCTTGCTAACATTGTGATTTGTGCCTTTGGTGGGCTACGGCAAAGCGAGTTCGAGCGCTTGCACTGGGAGCATATCCACCTCGCGCACGACATTATCGACCTGTCGGATATCACGACCAAGAACACGCCGAGTAACCGCCATGTTACGATCCGTCCTACGTTGCGTGCATGGCTGGAGGTTTTCTTCGCCTTTGAGTCCGGCCCGTGCATCAAGCCGAACTTTCCGAATCGGCTAGCAGCGTTTCGACAACACCTGCGCGACAAGGGCATGGAGTGGAAGCAAAACGTGCTGCGCCACTCTTTCGCCAGTTATCTCATGGGCGAGCTACAGGACGCCGCGAAGGTCGCAGCCCAAATGGGCCACGTTGGTCAAGGTACTTTATACAAGCACTACTCCAAGCCCGTCTACCGCGATCACGCGACCGCCTACTGGAGCCTGACCCCCGATAGTCTAACTCTTAAAGCGGTGGATGCTATATGAGCATAAACTGTGAGGATGATTGCGGAGACGTCTCCACTCTTGAATCGCTATATGAGTGCGTGCATAAACTCATCTTACGCTACGACCTAGACTACCCAAAGTTCATGCCATATTTGGAGTTCGATTCTACAGGAGAGCTAAAAAGTGAAATAACGCGCTCAAAGAAGGAAAAAGAACTCAACAAACGTGAACTGTTACTCCTTGAGCTATACTTTCGATTAGGCGCATGTATTCGTAGGCAGGATCAGTTGCATTCTGATGAGGTCATACGTATGGCTTATCTGACGGGGCATATTTGTGCAGAGGAAGAGCGAATGCGCGTGTCTAATAATAAATTTGCTACCATCGTCCCCGATGACCGCTATTGGTTTGTGCGTGCGATGCAGATGTGCTGGCCAATGTACCTTCTGGCGACCCCTACTAAACGGCGGCCTGATCCAGGCAGTTTGAGGGAGAGTGAGATGAAAAATCTTTCTGATGAGTTAAGGGAAAAGGTATTCGAAGCACTGCATGCATGCCGTATCCACCTTACTGTACAGGAGGCCCGAAGAGGGGTTAGGCTGACGCCTGAAATGATATGCAGTAACATGCCCGATGGGTTTAGGCTTGGCGCTAAAACTGTTCAGCGCTGGCAGCGGAGGTGGGCTACGCTAATGATGTCCGGAGATTCGGGCATGCGCAAAAGGTCTCACCTATAAGACCT
This genomic interval from Ruficoccus sp. ZRK36 contains the following:
- a CDS encoding tyrosine-type recombinase/integrase — protein: MEDYRRRPRKRATGAPGEPVLQSYNEKARPDLKWRVKYKQEGAWKVRKFKLKKEAQRFHNEKVAEFRNLGVEMANALSEELKREALDAQEVLGGLSLVEAAKHYRAYVQRTSSGEKVTNLVQAFLRHLRDDRGVGPRHLNDVAGRLGRFAEDFGQHHPAAISPTEVADWLGTLKASIKPKGATEREVLEVDLSVQSRRHYRAALHNFFAWCVDNDHCASIPVRGRPPRVREAQSLAIWTPTELARVIQILFDWSPDQTKSKEGKRTGNYPTKVPEKMDILANIVICAFGGLRQSEFERLHWEHIHLAHDIIDLSDITTKNTPSNRHVTIRPTLRAWLEVFFAFESGPCIKPNFPNRLAAFRQHLRDKGMEWKQNVLRHSFASYLMGELQDAAKVAAQMGHVGQGTLYKHYSKPVYRDHATAYWSLTPDSLTLKAVDAI
- a CDS encoding iron-sulfur cluster assembly accessory protein → MTSSLSTELPAGVRVGDERLVRLTEPAGEKLASLIARENKGEYLRMAITGGGCNGLSYKLKFVPAPKKGDILVQSAGAQVVVDSKSALYLKGTTLDYSDKMVGGGFKFSNPNASSSCSCGESFSV
- the lpxA gene encoding acyl-ACP--UDP-N-acetylglucosamine O-acyltransferase, producing MNAQPCLIEPGVTLGADCNLAPFAVVKTGSVLGDRVTVDHFAVVGGLPQDLKFDPATKSGVRIGAGTVLREGVTIHRATTEGGFTEIGANCLLMVNSHVGHDCTLGDSVIMANGALLGGHVHVGKNAFISGNAVIHQHVRVGEGCMISGGSRVGLDVPPFVIVDGKNTVGGLNLVGLRRRGHTAEEITDLKNCYRAIYMSTVKGSAADKAATVTPTTETGKTFIDFFAARGRGFIHARR
- the dnaA gene encoding chromosomal replication initiator protein DnaA — encoded protein: MSQQSHQTTLWETIKGDLQSIFPHDVYRTWFEPVHCVDESDDFVTLEVPNDFSAFWIQDNYQDIITKRLRENTGQAMGIRYRVHENEAEESATAEDGSLPGRALGPTEAARAPRVSEPRPRVGKKGGFSSRIILNPRNTFDNFVVGAGNQLAHAACMAVANAPARAYNPLFLYGDTGLGKTHLMHAVAQHALRTNPEAEIAYISTESFTNEFIEAIQTNTVTKFRQRYRQVDMLLIDDIHFLSGKERIQEEFFHTFNELFERQKQIFLSSDRPASEIAKLENRLISRFQWGLVADIQPPDFETRVAILSKKARSMNLDLPEHILQFLAERVSRNVRRMEGALTRVAGFAALMKGAIDIPTVERLLHDILQEEAQNKVTIEKIQQKVADYYKLRLSDMVSKRRPANIAFPRQIAMYLSRMLTSHSLQEIGDAFGGRDHGTVIHACKTVENIMEQDDSVARAVDYLQKQLASHRF
- a CDS encoding deaminase produces the protein MIGVYSDRESRIKALTSRGDTRSNAESLIDRDFRDIDDHGQDVRGLFPLSDFFIDVSTNTNSNLRIKRFFDAIFGTKTITPDISERAMFSAWSAGLNSACLSRQVGASIVDNNGIIIGTGWNDVPKYGGGIYCSENNNGDKRCYKYRTSETKDCRNDNEKDVISEQMVSELVDIGIIDKKHERDAYDYLRNKSRLSDLIEFSRAIHAEMNAIFNALGSASSRVKGASIYVTTYPCHNCARHIILSGIERIYFIEPYPKSKATKLHDDSLTERNEANKVKLIPFEGIAPTRFSEIFSTQGRVLKSDGNATPSDTTTARLPQGISLAALFELEREVAKVYDSKIQK
- the pdxA gene encoding 4-hydroxythreonine-4-phosphate dehydrogenase PdxA; the protein is MTDKPIAITCGDPAGVGPEIVAKILKERPDLREKVCPVGPASWLSTLDYAQAKEVGEAGFRATPGEPTVDGAAVALEALDEAAYGCRQGRYRAVVTGPVSKAWMTKAGWTWPGQTEFFAERWYGEPTMAFAGGKLTVVLATWHVPLMEVMNHLTRESMERAVKNAAHLARKLGASESRIGVCGLNPHAGEGGLIGYEEQGQLDPMLDVLRETYPGLSKCEPGDTLFHRQLQGEFDVIIAMYHDQGLAPLKAVDFDRAVNITLGLPFVRTSPDHGTAFGIAGQGRADVGSFLRAIELAEVLM